From Solwaraspora sp. WMMD1047, the proteins below share one genomic window:
- a CDS encoding DEAD/DEAH box helicase produces the protein MSSPAERYAAARRRAVHASSFPALNEFAVELGFDLDDFQREACQALERGSGVLVCAPTGAGKTVVGEFAVHLALRPTGEAGSPVRKCFYTTPIKALSNQKYHDLVDRYGVERVGLLTGDNAINGDAPVVVMTTEVLRNMLYAGSPTLHGLAYVVMDEVHYLADRFRGGVWEEVIIHLPESVRLVSLSATVSNAEEFADWLVTVRGETEVVVSEHRPVPLWQHMLVGRRMFDLFHDADAARKHDVHPELLRYTREQLRRLELGDGRTHGSGWGRSGGRGPRWRGPLRAEVVDRLDRAGLLPAILFIFSRAGCDAAVQQCLAGGLRLTTPEERAEIRRVVESRVTAIPGEDLAVLGYWEWLDGLERGLAAHHAGMLPAFKEVVEELFLRGLVKAVFATETLALGINMPARCVVLERLVKFNGEAHVDLTPGEYTQLTGRAGRRGIDVEGHAVVVWSPEVDPRHVAGLASTRTYPLRSSFRPSYNMAVNLVGSVGAAPARALLESSFAQFQADRSVVGLARQVQRNVETIETYGTEAHCHHGDFDEYFAIRVAIAEREQALARHGQSQRRAAALTSLERLRVGDVIRVPSGRRAGLAVVLEPGAAGFGEPRPLVLTQDRWAGRVTPGDFTSPAEVLARIRVPKHFNHRSPAARRDLAAAVSGTGLDRRPGRRGGRSRTGGEDHQLTELRAELRRHPCHACDEREEHARWAERRRRLERDTDELRQRVAGRTGSLALTFDRVCGMLTARDYLTEDGSVTDAGRMLARIWTEADLLVAECVRRRIWDGLSPAELAAAVSVLVYEARRDSDERASVPRGGVAEAVDATLALWAELEADEAARGLEPTREPDLGFVWPIHRWARGEALAKVLASGHNLDGDMPAGDFVRWARQVVDLLGQLTDASGASAELRATARQAMAAINRGVLAYHATA, from the coding sequence ATGTCGAGCCCCGCCGAGCGGTACGCCGCGGCGCGCCGCCGGGCCGTGCACGCCAGTTCCTTCCCCGCCCTCAACGAGTTCGCGGTCGAGCTCGGCTTCGACCTGGACGACTTCCAGCGGGAGGCCTGCCAGGCCCTGGAGCGGGGCAGCGGCGTGCTGGTCTGCGCCCCGACCGGTGCCGGCAAGACGGTGGTCGGCGAGTTCGCCGTGCACCTGGCGCTGCGCCCGACCGGCGAGGCGGGCAGCCCGGTGCGCAAGTGCTTCTACACCACCCCGATCAAGGCGCTCTCCAACCAGAAGTACCACGACCTGGTGGACCGCTACGGCGTCGAGCGGGTCGGCCTGTTGACCGGCGACAACGCGATAAACGGCGACGCCCCGGTGGTGGTGATGACCACCGAGGTGCTGCGCAACATGCTCTACGCGGGCTCGCCGACCCTGCACGGGCTGGCCTACGTGGTGATGGACGAGGTGCACTACCTGGCCGACCGGTTCCGGGGCGGGGTCTGGGAAGAGGTGATCATTCACCTGCCGGAGTCGGTGCGGCTGGTGTCGCTGTCGGCGACCGTCTCCAACGCGGAGGAGTTCGCCGACTGGCTGGTCACCGTGCGGGGCGAGACCGAGGTGGTGGTCAGCGAGCACCGGCCGGTGCCGCTGTGGCAGCACATGCTTGTCGGCCGGCGGATGTTCGACCTGTTCCACGACGCCGACGCGGCCCGCAAGCACGACGTGCACCCGGAGCTGCTGCGCTACACCAGGGAGCAGCTGCGTCGGCTGGAGCTGGGCGACGGCCGGACCCACGGGTCCGGGTGGGGCCGTTCGGGCGGACGGGGGCCGCGTTGGCGCGGGCCGCTGCGGGCCGAGGTGGTCGACCGGCTGGACCGGGCCGGCCTGCTGCCGGCGATCCTGTTCATCTTCAGCCGGGCCGGCTGTGACGCGGCCGTGCAGCAGTGCCTCGCCGGTGGCCTGCGGCTTACCACGCCGGAGGAGCGGGCCGAGATCCGCCGGGTGGTGGAGAGCCGGGTGACGGCGATCCCCGGCGAGGATCTGGCGGTGCTCGGCTACTGGGAGTGGCTCGACGGCCTGGAGCGCGGGCTTGCCGCCCACCACGCCGGGATGCTGCCGGCGTTCAAGGAGGTGGTCGAGGAGCTGTTCCTGCGCGGGTTGGTCAAGGCGGTCTTCGCCACCGAGACGCTGGCGCTGGGGATCAACATGCCGGCCCGCTGCGTGGTGCTGGAACGGCTGGTCAAGTTCAACGGTGAGGCGCACGTCGACCTGACGCCGGGGGAGTACACCCAGCTCACCGGGCGGGCCGGTCGGCGCGGCATCGACGTCGAGGGGCACGCGGTGGTGGTCTGGTCGCCGGAGGTGGATCCCCGGCACGTGGCCGGGCTGGCGTCCACCCGGACCTATCCGCTGCGGTCGAGCTTCCGGCCGTCGTACAACATGGCGGTGAACCTGGTCGGGTCGGTGGGCGCCGCGCCCGCGCGGGCGCTGCTGGAGTCCTCGTTCGCGCAGTTCCAGGCGGACCGGTCGGTGGTCGGGCTGGCCCGGCAGGTGCAGCGCAACGTGGAGACCATCGAGACGTACGGTACCGAGGCGCACTGCCACCACGGCGACTTCGACGAGTACTTCGCCATCCGGGTGGCGATCGCGGAGCGGGAGCAGGCGCTGGCCCGACACGGGCAGAGCCAACGCCGGGCGGCGGCGCTGACGTCGCTGGAGCGGCTGCGGGTCGGTGACGTGATCCGGGTTCCGTCCGGGCGGCGGGCCGGGCTGGCGGTGGTGCTCGAACCGGGGGCCGCCGGGTTCGGCGAGCCGCGGCCGCTGGTGCTGACCCAGGACCGGTGGGCCGGGCGGGTCACGCCGGGTGACTTCACCAGCCCGGCGGAGGTGCTGGCCCGGATCCGGGTGCCGAAGCACTTCAACCACCGGTCGCCGGCCGCCCGCCGGGACCTGGCGGCGGCGGTCAGCGGTACCGGGCTGGACCGCCGGCCCGGCCGGCGCGGCGGGCGGTCCCGGACCGGCGGCGAGGACCACCAGCTCACCGAGCTCCGCGCCGAGCTGCGCCGGCATCCCTGCCACGCCTGCGACGAGCGCGAGGAGCACGCCCGGTGGGCGGAACGGCGGCGGCGGCTGGAGCGCGACACCGACGAGTTGCGGCAGCGGGTGGCGGGCCGGACCGGTTCGTTGGCGCTGACGTTCGACCGGGTCTGCGGGATGTTGACCGCCCGGGACTACCTCACCGAGGACGGTTCGGTGACCGACGCCGGCCGGATGCTGGCCCGGATCTGGACCGAGGCCGACCTGCTGGTCGCCGAGTGTGTCCGGCGCCGGATCTGGGACGGGCTCTCCCCGGCGGAGTTGGCCGCGGCGGTCTCGGTGCTGGTGTACGAGGCGCGCCGGGACAGTGACGAGCGGGCGTCGGTGCCCCGGGGCGGGGTGGCCGAGGCGGTCGACGCGACCCTGGCCCTCTGGGCCGAGCTGGAGGCGGACGAGGCGGCTCGGGGTCTGGAGCCGACCCGGGAGCCCGACCTGGGTTTCGTCTGGCCGATCCACCGCTGGGCGCGGGGGGAGGCGTTGGCGAAGGTGCTCGCCAGCGGCCACAACCTCGATGGCGACATGCCGGCCGGTGACTTCGTCCGGTGGGCCCGGCAGGTGGTCGACCTGCTCGGCCAGCTCACCGACGCCTCCGGCGCGTCGGCCGAACTGCGGGCCACCGCCCGGCAGGCGATGGCCGCGATCAACCGTGGGGTGCTGGCGTACCACGCGACCGCGTAA
- a CDS encoding HAD family hydrolase, with the protein MPRSSSESGGTPQRRPVRGVLLDFHGTLAQVEDPVAWVSAGAAECGVTLERPRATVLADRLVTAGRAGGPVPHRVPPHLAEVWAERDLYPHAHRAAYTGLAATVQTGVDGLPDALYERCLTPDGWLPYADAAAVLRELRAASVPVAVVSNIGFDIRPFFAAWGLADLVDAFVLSYEVGRCKPDPGIFLRACGALGVDPELTLMVGDTPADAGAVRAGCAALVLPAADAGRSNGLAAVLDLATAGPA; encoded by the coding sequence CTGCCGCGTAGCTCCAGCGAGTCCGGCGGAACACCGCAACGCCGGCCCGTCCGCGGGGTGCTCCTGGACTTCCACGGCACCCTGGCGCAGGTCGAGGACCCGGTGGCCTGGGTGTCGGCCGGGGCGGCCGAGTGCGGGGTGACGCTGGAGCGGCCCCGGGCCACTGTGCTGGCCGACCGGCTGGTCACCGCCGGGCGGGCCGGCGGGCCGGTGCCGCACCGGGTGCCCCCGCACCTGGCCGAGGTCTGGGCCGAACGGGACCTCTACCCGCACGCTCACCGGGCCGCCTACACCGGTCTGGCGGCGACCGTGCAGACCGGCGTCGACGGGCTCCCCGACGCCCTCTACGAGCGGTGCCTGACCCCGGACGGCTGGCTGCCGTACGCCGACGCGGCAGCCGTGCTGCGCGAGCTGAGGGCGGCGTCGGTGCCGGTCGCGGTGGTCAGCAACATCGGCTTCGACATCCGGCCCTTCTTCGCCGCGTGGGGGCTGGCCGACCTGGTGGACGCGTTCGTGCTCTCCTACGAGGTGGGGCGCTGCAAGCCGGACCCGGGCATCTTCCTGCGGGCCTGCGGCGCGCTCGGCGTCGACCCGGAGCTGACCCTGATGGTCGGCGACACCCCGGCCGACGCGGGAGCTGTGCGGGCCGGCTGCGCGGCGCTGGTGCTGCCCGCCGCGGACGCCGGCCGCTCGAACGGGCTGGCCGCGGTGCTCGACCTGGCCACCGCCGGCCCGGCCTGA
- a CDS encoding diacylglycerol kinase family protein, with the protein MTAELAAGGESGPVAVLANPTAARGRHRALLPAVLDRLGAAGRPVRLLTAHTAAAALAACHQAVADGAGALLTVGGDGTVHLALQAVAGTPVGFGPVPAGTGNDFAERTGFPADPLAAVDVIAGALRAGRSTPVDLARITDAAGATRWYGAVLAAGFDAIVNERANRLRWPRGPRRYDLAILVELARLRPRHYTLTLDGIRHDLAAVLVAVGNCASYGGGMRICPAADPTDGLLDVVVGGPMTRRHLMRIKPRVYQGSHVTDPLVRSYRARTVELSADGIIGYADGERVGPLPLTITAVPAAVRLLR; encoded by the coding sequence GTGACCGCGGAGCTGGCGGCCGGGGGTGAATCCGGTCCGGTGGCGGTGCTGGCCAACCCCACCGCCGCCCGGGGCCGGCACCGCGCGCTGCTGCCGGCCGTGCTCGACCGGCTCGGCGCGGCCGGCCGCCCGGTCCGGCTGCTGACCGCGCACACTGCGGCGGCGGCCCTCGCGGCCTGCCACCAGGCGGTGGCCGACGGCGCCGGGGCGCTGCTCACCGTCGGCGGCGACGGGACCGTGCACCTGGCGCTGCAGGCGGTGGCCGGCACGCCGGTCGGGTTCGGGCCGGTACCGGCGGGCACCGGCAACGACTTCGCCGAGCGGACCGGCTTCCCGGCCGACCCGCTGGCCGCGGTCGACGTGATCGCCGGGGCGCTGCGGGCCGGCCGGAGCACCCCGGTGGACCTGGCCCGAATCACCGACGCCGCCGGGGCCACCCGGTGGTACGGCGCGGTGCTGGCCGCCGGTTTCGACGCGATCGTCAACGAGCGGGCCAACCGGCTGCGCTGGCCGCGCGGCCCGCGCCGCTACGACCTGGCGATCCTGGTCGAGCTGGCCCGGCTGCGCCCGCGCCACTACACGTTGACCCTGGACGGGATACGCCACGACCTGGCGGCGGTGCTGGTGGCGGTCGGCAACTGCGCCAGCTACGGCGGCGGCATGCGGATCTGCCCGGCCGCCGACCCGACCGACGGCCTGCTCGACGTGGTGGTCGGCGGCCCGATGACCCGCCGGCACCTGATGCGGATCAAACCCCGGGTCTACCAGGGCAGCCACGTCACCGACCCGCTGGTCCGCAGCTACCGGGCCCGCACCGTCGAGTTGTCGGCCGACGGCATCATCGGGTACGCCGACGGCGAACGGGTCGGCCCGCTGCCGCTGACCATCACCGCCGTGCCGGCCGCAGTGCGGCTGCTGCGCTGA
- the tatC gene encoding twin-arginine translocase subunit TatC: MGFALRRRRGPSKFERAADGSMTLIEHLRDLRSRLFMASLGLLAGLIVGFILAEPVYELLRQPYCNLPGKIDPETNKCAAFILLAPADSFILKLKLALWIGLIVGAPVWLYQLWAFIAPGLHRHERRWAYTFVSLAAPLFAAGAALAYVVVDKGLAFLLDAGVAGLDSQLEVTRYISFVTTMILLFGVGFEFPLLLLMLNFAGVVTARRLLSWWRTVVFICFAFAAVATPDPGPFGMTLLALTLSLLYFIACGVAFLNDKRKGRGKEVYAGLADDEVSPLTDDREPVLAGDRVETVAPIEAPEPVAAPRPIESRYDDTT, encoded by the coding sequence GTGGGCTTCGCACTCCGCCGCCGGCGCGGCCCCAGCAAGTTCGAACGGGCCGCCGACGGCTCGATGACGCTCATCGAGCACCTGCGTGACCTGCGTAGCCGGTTGTTCATGGCGTCGCTCGGTCTCCTCGCGGGGCTGATCGTCGGCTTCATCCTCGCCGAGCCGGTCTACGAGCTGCTCCGGCAGCCGTACTGCAACCTCCCGGGCAAGATCGACCCGGAGACCAACAAGTGCGCCGCGTTCATCCTGCTCGCCCCGGCCGACAGCTTCATCCTGAAGCTGAAGCTCGCTCTCTGGATCGGCCTGATCGTCGGCGCGCCGGTCTGGCTCTACCAGCTCTGGGCGTTCATCGCCCCCGGCCTGCACCGGCACGAGCGTCGGTGGGCCTACACCTTCGTGTCGCTGGCCGCGCCGCTGTTCGCCGCCGGCGCCGCGCTGGCCTACGTGGTGGTGGACAAGGGCCTGGCCTTCCTGCTCGACGCGGGTGTCGCCGGCCTCGACTCCCAGCTCGAGGTGACCCGCTACATCTCCTTCGTCACCACGATGATCCTGCTGTTCGGGGTCGGCTTCGAGTTCCCGCTGCTGCTGCTGATGCTCAACTTCGCCGGGGTGGTCACCGCCCGCCGGCTGCTGAGCTGGTGGCGGACGGTGGTCTTCATCTGCTTCGCGTTCGCCGCGGTCGCCACCCCGGACCCCGGTCCGTTCGGCATGACGCTGCTGGCGCTGACCCTGTCGCTGCTGTACTTCATCGCCTGCGGGGTCGCCTTCCTCAACGACAAGCGCAAGGGTCGGGGCAAGGAGGTCTACGCCGGCCTGGCCGACGACGAGGTTTCCCCGCTGACCGACGATCGGGAGCCGGTGCTGGCCGGTGACCGGGTGGAGACCGTCGCGCCGATCGAGGCGCCGGAGCCGGTCGCCGCGCCCAGGCCGATCGAGAGCCGCTACGACGACACCACGTGA
- the tatA gene encoding Sec-independent protein translocase subunit TatA: MGALKPWHIAVLVVVLILLFGAKRLPDAARSLGRSLRIIKAETKSLADDDKDLAEKADAQHGRQPLQPDPAIQPTSVHPQGYQPPAQPVNDPVQRGRDN, translated from the coding sequence ATGGGTGCCCTCAAGCCGTGGCACATCGCCGTCCTCGTGGTCGTGCTGATCCTCCTGTTCGGCGCGAAGCGGCTGCCGGACGCCGCCCGCTCGCTCGGCCGATCGCTGCGGATCATCAAGGCCGAGACGAAGAGCCTGGCCGACGACGACAAGGACCTGGCCGAGAAGGCCGACGCCCAGCACGGCCGCCAGCCGCTGCAGCCGGACCCGGCGATCCAGCCGACCAGCGTGCACCCGCAGGGGTACCAGCCGCCCGCGCAGCCGGTCAACGACCCGGTGCAGCGCGGCCGCGACAACTGA
- a CDS encoding YafY family protein — translation MARLLNLVPYLLARPGIEVAEAAADLGVSERQLREDLELLWVCGLPGYGPGDLIDMAFDGDRVTITYDAGIDRPLRLTPDEALALVVALRMLAETPGMPNRDAIERALAKIENAAGDLAGAPVEVRMPGDGDRVDQLRGAVQRRRALRITYYTATRDETTERTIDPIRVLMVGGRAYLEAWCRRAEAVRMFRADRIDALAELDEPAAAPPEARLHDISAGVFQPSGELPLVTLRVGRSGRWITEYYPCERVEPDPADGAGANPSGDWLVSLRVSDLGWARRFVLGLGPDVTVVSPPELVERVRAEAAAALDAYGTPASADRTGAAVAH, via the coding sequence CTGGCCCGGCTGCTCAACCTGGTGCCGTACCTGCTGGCCCGGCCGGGCATCGAGGTGGCCGAGGCCGCCGCCGACCTCGGCGTCAGCGAGCGGCAGCTGCGCGAGGACCTGGAGCTGCTCTGGGTCTGCGGGCTGCCCGGGTACGGTCCGGGTGACCTGATCGACATGGCCTTCGACGGCGACCGGGTCACCATCACCTACGACGCGGGCATCGACCGGCCGCTGCGGCTCACCCCGGACGAGGCGCTGGCCCTGGTGGTCGCGCTGCGGATGCTCGCGGAGACCCCGGGGATGCCGAACCGGGACGCCATCGAGCGGGCCCTCGCCAAGATCGAGAACGCCGCCGGGGACCTGGCCGGCGCTCCGGTCGAGGTGCGGATGCCCGGCGACGGCGACCGGGTCGATCAGCTCCGTGGCGCGGTGCAGCGCCGCCGGGCGCTGCGGATCACCTACTACACGGCGACCCGGGACGAGACCACCGAACGCACCATCGACCCGATCCGGGTGCTGATGGTCGGCGGCCGGGCCTACCTGGAGGCGTGGTGCCGCCGGGCCGAGGCGGTCCGGATGTTCCGGGCCGACCGGATCGACGCGCTGGCCGAGTTGGACGAGCCGGCCGCCGCCCCGCCGGAGGCGCGGCTGCACGACATCAGCGCCGGAGTGTTCCAGCCGTCCGGCGAGTTGCCGCTGGTGACGCTGCGGGTCGGCCGGTCCGGCCGGTGGATCACCGAGTACTACCCGTGCGAGCGGGTCGAGCCTGACCCCGCCGACGGGGCCGGCGCCAACCCCTCGGGTGACTGGCTGGTGTCGTTGCGGGTCAGCGACCTGGGCTGGGCCCGCCGGTTCGTGCTGGGGTTGGGTCCGGACGTGACGGTCGTCTCCCCGCCGGAGCTGGTCGAGCGGGTCCGGGCGGAGGCGGCGGCGGCGCTCGACGCCTACGGCACGCCCGCGTCCGCTGACCGGACGGGCGCCGCGGTCGCCCACTGA
- a CDS encoding WYL domain-containing protein, whose product MSRTRTERLVNLVICLLSTRRYLTAAQIAATVPGYGHDPDDPRDHEAFQRKFERDKAELRELGVPLETGTASVFDSEPGYRIAHREYALPDIPLEPDEAAAVGIAARLWQHAGLAAAASSGLAKLRAAGIDVDPQATLGMEPVVTVDPAFEPLTAAARDRRTAGFTYRVPSGDAPTQRRLQPWGVVCWRGRWYVVGHDLDREATRCFRLSRIVGAVKVSGAPGSFQPPAGVDLISHVARWSGPVERTGRATVLVRPGRAAGLRRWAGDSTSAPDGDRLVLPYACPDSLAATLVGYGSDVRVLDPPEVREAVIQRLKEIAARHDEPVPSAGVPR is encoded by the coding sequence GTGTCGCGGACCCGCACGGAACGCCTGGTCAACCTGGTGATCTGCCTGCTCTCCACGCGGCGGTACCTGACCGCCGCGCAGATCGCCGCGACCGTGCCCGGCTACGGGCACGATCCGGACGACCCGCGCGACCACGAGGCGTTCCAGCGCAAGTTCGAGCGGGACAAGGCTGAGCTGCGTGAACTCGGCGTTCCGCTGGAGACCGGCACGGCGAGCGTCTTCGACAGCGAGCCGGGCTACCGCATCGCGCACCGCGAATACGCGCTGCCGGACATCCCGCTGGAGCCCGACGAGGCGGCCGCCGTGGGCATCGCCGCCCGGCTCTGGCAGCACGCCGGGCTGGCCGCCGCCGCCTCCTCCGGCCTGGCCAAGCTGCGGGCCGCCGGCATCGACGTCGACCCGCAGGCGACGCTCGGCATGGAGCCGGTGGTCACCGTCGACCCCGCGTTCGAGCCGCTGACCGCCGCCGCCCGGGACCGGCGGACCGCCGGCTTCACCTACCGGGTGCCCTCGGGCGACGCCCCCACCCAGCGGCGGCTGCAGCCGTGGGGGGTGGTCTGCTGGCGCGGCCGGTGGTACGTGGTCGGTCACGATCTCGACCGGGAGGCGACCCGCTGCTTCCGACTGTCCCGGATCGTCGGCGCGGTGAAGGTCAGCGGTGCGCCGGGCTCGTTCCAGCCGCCGGCCGGCGTGGATCTGATCAGCCATGTGGCCCGCTGGTCCGGGCCGGTCGAGCGGACCGGCCGGGCCACCGTGCTGGTCCGGCCCGGCCGGGCGGCCGGGCTGCGCCGGTGGGCCGGGGATAGCACCAGCGCTCCCGACGGCGACCGGCTGGTGCTGCCGTACGCCTGCCCGGACTCGCTGGCGGCGACCCTGGTCGGCTACGGCTCCGACGTGCGGGTGCTCGACCCGCCGGAGGTGCGGGAGGCGGTCATCCAGCGGCTGAAGGAGATCGCCGCCCGGCACGACGAGCCGGTCCCCTCCGCCGGGGTGCCGAGGTGA
- a CDS encoding DUF3866 family protein — translation MVRWRSGTVAVLRRSWHGAVELDVTLPDGSTLRALAYPALVGDPQPGDRVLLNVGALLMGLGTGGYALVVALPDRLPPDPVEPGSTRDAGHLVKARYTPLQPILLGADEDASPHRAVLADADDLAGLPVVTADLHSALPAIIAGIRADAPGLRIGYLMTDGGALPAWFSRTLSGLRGELVGTVTVGQAFGGDLEATNVHSGLLAARHALGAEIVIVTQGPGNLGTGTRWGFSGVGVGEAVNAVAALGGRPVGSLRISAADPRPRHRGVSHHSLTAYGRVALAAADLVVPAELAPELAGPVEAALAPLAGRHRIVRVDVTGLDQALRATQVSLSTMGRGLDADHAYFLAAAAAGRHAASLLT, via the coding sequence ATGGTTCGATGGCGGTCCGGCACGGTGGCGGTGCTGCGGCGGAGCTGGCACGGGGCGGTCGAGTTGGACGTCACGCTGCCCGACGGGAGCACCCTGCGGGCCCTGGCGTACCCGGCCCTGGTCGGCGACCCGCAGCCCGGCGACCGGGTGCTGCTCAACGTCGGCGCCCTGCTGATGGGGCTGGGCACCGGCGGGTACGCCCTGGTGGTGGCGCTGCCCGACCGGCTGCCCCCGGATCCGGTCGAGCCGGGTTCGACCCGCGACGCCGGGCACCTGGTGAAGGCCCGCTACACCCCGCTACAGCCGATCCTGCTCGGCGCCGACGAGGACGCCTCCCCGCACCGGGCCGTGCTGGCCGACGCCGACGACCTGGCCGGTCTGCCGGTGGTCACGGCCGACCTGCACTCGGCCCTGCCGGCGATCATCGCCGGCATCCGGGCGGACGCGCCAGGGCTGCGGATCGGCTACCTGATGACCGACGGTGGAGCGCTGCCGGCCTGGTTCTCCCGCACCCTGTCCGGGCTGCGCGGCGAACTGGTCGGCACGGTCACCGTTGGTCAGGCGTTCGGCGGCGACCTGGAGGCGACGAACGTGCACAGCGGGCTGCTCGCGGCCCGGCACGCGCTCGGCGCGGAGATCGTGATCGTCACCCAGGGGCCGGGCAATCTCGGCACCGGCACCCGGTGGGGGTTCTCCGGGGTGGGCGTCGGTGAGGCGGTGAACGCGGTGGCCGCGCTGGGCGGGCGGCCGGTCGGCTCGCTGCGGATCTCGGCGGCCGACCCCCGGCCCCGGCACCGGGGCGTGTCCCACCACAGCCTCACCGCGTACGGGCGGGTCGCCCTGGCCGCCGCGGACCTGGTGGTGCCGGCGGAGCTGGCGCCGGAGCTGGCCGGGCCGGTCGAGGCGGCGCTCGCCCCGCTGGCCGGGCGGCACCGGATCGTCCGGGTCGACGTCACCGGGCTCGACCAGGCGCTGCGGGCCACCCAGGTGAGTTTGTCCACAATGGGCAGAGGGCTCGACGCCGACCACGCCTACTTCCTGGCCGCCGCCGCGGCCGGCCGGCACGCCGCCAGCCTGCTGACCTGA